Proteins from a genomic interval of Phlebotomus papatasi isolate M1 chromosome 3, Ppap_2.1, whole genome shotgun sequence:
- the LOC129806960 gene encoding adenylate kinase isoenzyme 6 homolog, with protein sequence MKIQPNILITGTPGVGKSHLAKQVSEKLGLKWHNVSQIAKEHKFLEGFDKVLDCPILDEDAVIDHLEPQLEKGGNIVEYHACEMFPERWFDLVFVIRCNNTILYDRLAKRKYNDKKLHSNIECEIFQTILEEAQESYKEEIIHELVNETEEHLSQNIAKIEELVKSWQEDQKDSE encoded by the exons atgaaaattcaaCCAAATATTCTTATAACTGGAACTCCGGGAGTTGGGAAATCGCACCTGGCGAAGCAAGTGAGTGAGAAGCTGGGATTGAAGTGGCACAATGTGTCTCAAATAGCCAAGGAACACAAATTTCTGGAGGGATTCGACAAAGTTCTCGATTGCCCCATTCTGGATGAAGATGCG GTAATTGATCATCTGGAGCCTCAGCTCGAGAAGGGAGGAAACATTGTGGAATACCATGCTTGTGAAATGTTCCCAGAAAGATGGTTTGATTTGGTTTTTGTGATCAGATGCAACAACACAATCCTCTATGATCGACTGGCCAAACGGAAATACAACGATAAGAAACTGCATTCAAATATTGAATGCGAAATCTTCCAGACAATCCTCGAAGAGGCTCAAGAATCCTACAAAGAAGAGATTATCCATGAGCTAGTGAATGAGACAGAGGAGCATCTCAGTCAAAATATTGCTAAAATCGAAGAGCTTGTAAAATCCTGGCAGGAAGACCAGAAAGATTctgaataa
- the LOC129806957 gene encoding 2',5'-phosphodiesterase 12 encodes MLRLCFGSGKNLHVSKISLRRNKSWTLSRKMERVYFRHGANEESVDISFRYANTEHKIDRVFNFRRNCGELVGAFTERTRTNIEKEFNKRNKKKQKTKASEAGEAAAQPTAPEITVQLTGAGNDLSEKTFQEILDTVSLRNSLELSILGQKLPVAINHPFVDNITLPTSILAGFLVYPHKVELSFASEDDCIFIWYRGLLPKSGKLAEVEFQEVGRGFTYFAKPEDVDYHLKVECIPRRDDLEGPSVECVSKNPVQAGPGECPFDLRHNFTRTALSGEQFRIGSYNLLADLYADSDFSRQELFPYCPPYALNIDYRKQLFIKELLGYNCDIICLQEVDAKIYDLDLERTFRVRDFGGDFKAKGETAEGLAIFYNKLRFRLVNRFGINYGEELKSRDIFAGIQQKIHENEELFTRIVERSTALQVVALESLDNPGEVIVVANTHLYFHPDADHIRLLQFGLAMIFLEKHVLPQIEKDLPGARKSLIFAGDFNSSPDCGIYKLMTENFVPSSFIDFQSNPDQVIENVELKQPLPMSSACGIPEFTNFTAGFRACIDYIFYQTDNLQVTQVIPFPSVQELETHIAIPSVVFPSDHIALVADLAWKK; translated from the exons atgttgaggttatgttttggttctgggaaaaatttacacgtGTCGAAAATCTCACTGAGGAGAAATAAATCCTGGACATTGAGTAGAAAAATGGAAAGAGTGTACTTTAGACATGGTGCCAATGAGGAATCTGTGGATATATCCTTCAGATATGCAAATACAGAGCACAAAATCGATCGGGTATTTAACTTCCGGAGAAACTGTGGAGAACTAGTGGGGGCTTTTACCGAGAGAACTCGGACTAACATTGAAAAGGAGTTCAATAAACGCAATAAGAAGAAGCAGAAGACGAAGGCTAGTGAAGCAGGAGAGGCAGCAGCTCAGCCAACAGCTCCTGAG ATTACAGTCCAGCTCACTGGAGCTGGGAATGATCTCTCTGAGAAGACTTTCCAAGAGATCCTGGACACAGTGAGTCTGAGAAACAGCCTAGAGCTGTCTATTCTTGGCCAGAAACTCCCAGTGGCCATAAATCATCCATTTGTGGATAATATCACCCTCCCCACGTCAATCCTAGCGGGTTTCTTGGTCTATCCACACAAAGTGGAACTCTCATTTGCCTCAGAGGACGACTGTATCTTTATATGGTACCGGGGATTGCTGCCCAAATCCGGAAAACTTGCAGAAGTAGAATTTCAGGAAGTAGGAAGAGGTTTTACTTACTTTGCAAAGCCTGAAGATGTCGACTATCACCTAAAAGTCGAGTGCATCCCCCGGAGGGATGATCTTGAGGGTCCAAGTGTTGAGTGTGTGTCCAAAAACCCCGTTCAGGCTGGTCCAGGAGAATGTCCTTTCGACCTGAGGCACAATTTCACGAGAACTGCCCTTTCCGGAGAACAATTCCGCATAGGTTCCTACAATCTCCTAGCCGATCTCTATGCAGACAGTGATTTCAGCCGACAAGAATTATTCCCCTACTGCCCACCCTATGCCCTCAACATCGATTACAGGAAGCAGCTGTTCATCAAGGAGCTCCTTGGCTACAACTGTGATATAATCTGCCTTCAGGAAGTCGATGCCAAGATCTACGACTTGGATCTCGAGAGAACCTTCCGCGTGAGGGATTTCGGGGGTGATTTCAAAGCAAAAGGAGAGACAGCTGAAGGTCTCGCGATTTTCTACAACAAACTCCGCTTCCGGTTAGTCAATAGATTTGGCATAAATTACGGCGAGGAGCTCAAAAGCCGAGATATTTTTGCCggaattcagcagaaaatccaTGAAAACGAAGAACTCTTCACGAGGATTGTGGAGAGGTCGACAGCTCTTCAAGTAGTCGCACTGGAGTCTCTGGACAATCCTGGGGAAGTGATTGTAGTCGCAAATACTCATCTCTACTTCCATCCGGATGCCGATCACATCAGACTTTTGCAATTTGGACTCGCAATGATCTTCCTGGAGAAGCATGTTTTGCCGCAGATTGAAAAGGATCTCCCAGGAGCTAGGAAGAGCCTGATTTTCGCAGGAGACTTCAATAGTTCTCCTGATTGTGGAATTTACAAGCTGATGACGGAAAACTTCGTTCCCAGCTCCTTCATTGACTTCCAAAGTA ATCCTGACCAAGTGATTGAAAATGTCGAGCTGAAACAACCTTTACCAATGTCCTCGGCTTGTGGAATCCCAGAATTCACAAACTTTACAGCTGGATTTCGGGCTTGCATCGACTACATCTTCTATCAGACCGATAACCTGCAAGTGACGCAAGTAATTCCATTTCCAAGTGTCCAGGAACTCGAGACTCACATCGCAATCCCATCTGTCGTCTTTCCCTCTGATCACATCGCTCTGGTGGCAGATTTGGCATGGAAAAAATAA